The following proteins are co-located in the Deltaproteobacteria bacterium genome:
- the lnt gene encoding apolipoprotein N-acyltransferase, giving the protein MTRSPLVLTFLSAAFYAASFPPFFLYPLAWMALVPFFLAVTTVPPFAAALYGILWSIFVTFGVAWWLPEMVANYLAVSVFIGWICFFAVGIGLAGIYFGAFAAWLSWLARRRLLSPLLVAVGWGVCEFARATFAGNPWALSGYSQTKLVSLMQIADLAGPYGIGMLIAAVNARLAGLVNPLFSGQRPTVSLVGMILAAGLVFAYGEWRLTQSFSVGQPLQVAIIQGAIAQPLRWKPEFRKANLEHYFALTKEAIMTSHPTLIFWPEYAIEFYLQEPSPYRDALLNMTKKFDVDIVAGGPHYRFVAGNTRYHNSVFVLQQGTVAGRYDKMRLVPLAEQRMSGWNFLPQRRTYEPGQTPTLLSASNAQLGVFICFEALQPDFIRTLTQQGAEILVNPTNDDWFGVVGAAQHHLDIATVRAIENRRYLVRPASSGFSAVIDPHGRLIVRSTFGTAAVLSESLFASRAQTLYQWWGDAPMWLTFGYILAVSLLQVN; this is encoded by the coding sequence GTGACTCGTTCTCCACTCGTCCTCACGTTCTTGTCGGCTGCCTTCTATGCGGCAAGTTTCCCGCCATTCTTTTTATATCCGCTAGCCTGGATGGCACTGGTGCCGTTCTTTCTCGCCGTCACGACGGTACCTCCCTTCGCCGCAGCCCTGTACGGAATCTTGTGGAGCATCTTCGTTACCTTCGGAGTGGCGTGGTGGCTTCCGGAGATGGTAGCGAACTATCTTGCTGTCTCTGTTTTTATTGGTTGGATTTGTTTTTTTGCTGTCGGCATTGGACTCGCCGGTATCTATTTCGGAGCATTTGCAGCGTGGCTATCCTGGCTTGCACGTCGCCGCCTCCTCAGCCCCTTGCTTGTTGCTGTTGGCTGGGGCGTTTGTGAGTTTGCCCGTGCGACCTTCGCTGGCAATCCTTGGGCTCTTTCTGGCTATTCCCAGACGAAGCTGGTTTCGCTCATGCAGATTGCCGATCTCGCTGGACCTTATGGGATCGGCATGTTGATCGCTGCCGTAAACGCCCGTCTAGCGGGACTTGTGAATCCTCTGTTCTCTGGGCAACGACCAACTGTCTCGCTCGTGGGAATGATTCTTGCCGCTGGATTGGTCTTTGCCTACGGCGAGTGGCGGCTGACGCAGTCCTTCTCCGTTGGGCAGCCGCTCCAGGTTGCCATCATTCAAGGCGCGATCGCTCAACCCTTGCGCTGGAAACCGGAGTTTCGCAAGGCGAACTTGGAGCACTACTTCGCGCTGACGAAAGAGGCGATAATGACGAGTCACCCGACCCTGATTTTCTGGCCGGAGTACGCGATTGAATTTTACCTACAGGAGCCTTCTCCTTATCGCGATGCACTATTGAACATGACGAAAAAATTCGATGTGGACATCGTTGCCGGAGGCCCTCACTATCGTTTCGTTGCGGGGAACACCCGCTATCACAACTCGGTGTTCGTTCTCCAGCAGGGAACAGTCGCAGGGCGCTACGATAAAATGCGTCTCGTGCCGCTCGCGGAGCAGCGCATGTCAGGGTGGAATTTCCTCCCCCAACGACGCACTTACGAGCCCGGGCAGACTCCTACGCTTCTTTCCGCTTCCAATGCCCAACTTGGGGTCTTTATCTGCTTTGAAGCGTTGCAGCCGGACTTCATCCGCACGTTGACGCAACAAGGAGCGGAAATCCTAGTCAATCCGACCAATGACGATTGGTTCGGGGTGGTCGGAGCTGCGCAACACCATCTCGATATTGCAACGGTTCGTGCTATCGAAAATAGACGCTATCTGGTCCGACCGGCATCGAGTGGATTCTCGGCGGTGATCGATCCTCACGGACGCCTGATAGTGAGATCTACGTTCGGCACCGCTGCCGTCTTGAGCGAGTCTCTGTTTGCCTCACGAGCCCAGACCTTGTACCAATGGTGGGGAGACGCACCGATGTGGCTTACATTCGGATACATCCTTGCTGTATCCCTGCTTCAAGTTAACTAG
- a CDS encoding NAD-dependent epimerase/dehydratase family protein, producing MQVNDFEWNGKKVLITGASGFVGSWLSSVVARLGATVCGVTRRKVHPFSAYNTLSVKDRIVTADVDVSDFQQVHDLLNAFDPDIIFHLGAIATVPVALRNPRRAYEVNTFGTLNLIEGCRRLQVGKVLVVCSTDHVFGSGATIPPNGYTEDADVHFAGPYDTSKAAMELIVRSYAQTYSSPPNNLAPLRTVIGITRCANVFGKGDVAFRRVIPNFIDSGIRTKQIPLSYTENGRQFIYVSDAVEGYVRFASRLALASCCERQPCTIGHFAIDHYSGTVKPFIRLRELADMAAHLTHATVVRTASTAAWAPHENREQALSCCATYAALAWSPRKTLEEGLSSALSWFQAIAAGNCHRLTRLAEDDLDATVRSF from the coding sequence ATGCAAGTAAACGATTTCGAGTGGAATGGGAAGAAGGTTTTGATTACCGGAGCCTCTGGATTCGTGGGGAGCTGGCTCTCGTCGGTAGTCGCTCGACTAGGTGCAACTGTCTGCGGGGTCACCAGACGGAAAGTTCATCCCTTCTCGGCGTACAATACACTGTCGGTCAAAGACCGGATCGTTACGGCCGATGTCGACGTCTCCGATTTCCAACAGGTTCATGACCTGCTGAACGCTTTCGATCCGGACATCATCTTTCACCTGGGAGCGATCGCCACAGTCCCCGTGGCCCTCCGCAATCCCCGGCGAGCCTATGAAGTGAACACATTTGGAACGCTGAACCTGATCGAGGGATGCCGGCGCTTACAAGTGGGCAAGGTGCTCGTGGTGTGCTCGACAGATCACGTCTTCGGCTCTGGGGCCACTATTCCTCCGAACGGATACACAGAGGATGCAGACGTCCATTTCGCTGGGCCGTATGACACGTCCAAGGCAGCAATGGAACTCATCGTTCGCTCATACGCCCAGACCTACTCATCCCCCCCGAACAATTTGGCTCCTCTTCGAACCGTCATAGGCATCACACGGTGCGCCAACGTGTTTGGGAAAGGAGACGTCGCGTTCCGTCGCGTCATCCCGAACTTTATCGATTCGGGCATACGAACGAAGCAGATTCCGCTGTCGTACACCGAGAACGGTCGGCAGTTCATTTATGTCTCCGATGCCGTTGAAGGGTACGTACGATTTGCGTCTCGTTTGGCTTTGGCATCGTGCTGCGAGCGGCAGCCGTGCACTATTGGCCACTTTGCTATCGATCACTACTCCGGGACGGTAAAGCCCTTCATTCGCCTTCGGGAACTCGCCGACATGGCGGCTCACCTCACTCATGCCACAGTCGTTCGAACTGCGTCGACAGCCGCTTGGGCACCCCACGAGAACCGCGAGCAGGCTCTTTCTTGTTGTGCAACGTACGCCGCCTTGGCGTGGTCACCGAGGAAGACCTTGGAAGAAGGGCTAAGCTCTGCGCTTTCTTGGTTTCAGGCTATTGCGGCTGGAAATTGCCATCGTCTAACCCGTCTTGCGGAAGATGACCTCGATGCGACCGTCCGGTCTTTTTAG
- a CDS encoding ferritin-like domain-containing protein yields MSVDPRMIHLYSYYRDAELRGATLLLKLIMRVDDTEAQMKLSRHLADETRHAWLWTKKIASMGANPVRVDDGYQTRIGRQVGIPKTLIDLFALTVVVEERAQRRYLEHARRPDCEPETLTILHEVTKDEKWHINWIMDKLTELAAENGGEAKMLATLERYREIDRRVVSEMIAKERDAFGFSFSDAPDDEPAVIAAL; encoded by the coding sequence ATGTCCGTCGATCCTCGGATGATTCATCTGTACAGCTACTATCGTGACGCGGAGTTGCGGGGCGCAACCCTGTTGCTCAAACTCATCATGCGCGTCGACGACACCGAAGCGCAAATGAAACTCTCCCGCCATTTGGCCGATGAAACCCGGCATGCGTGGCTGTGGACAAAGAAGATTGCGTCCATGGGCGCTAACCCGGTGCGGGTGGATGACGGTTATCAAACGCGTATCGGTCGTCAGGTCGGCATTCCCAAAACCCTCATCGATCTTTTCGCCTTGACCGTGGTGGTGGAAGAACGTGCGCAACGCCGCTATCTCGAACACGCGCGGCGTCCGGATTGCGAGCCTGAGACGTTGACGATCTTGCACGAAGTGACCAAAGACGAGAAATGGCACATCAATTGGATCATGGACAAACTCACAGAGCTGGCCGCCGAGAACGGCGGGGAAGCGAAGATGCTCGCGACTCTGGAGCGCTACCGCGAGATTGATCGCCGAGTGGTCAGCGAGATGATTGCTAAGGAGCGCGATGCCTTCGGGTTTTCCTTCTCGGACGCTCCGGACGATGAGCCGGCGGTGATTGCCGCGCTCTAG
- a CDS encoding lysophospholipid acyltransferase family protein — translation MAVERPPAPALADDEAHAASPPAGRPRLRRKKLIRPAREKNPTVARIEYVFFRALFSFFRVLPFPLAFRIGEGIGQLHYLFNRPQRRIGLQNLAIAFPHKAETEHLAILRESFLNLGRLMAEFCHLHTLTPENIGERVRLANPEQWHALVEQCTGTGALILTGHFGNWELLGYVQAYYGIPVHIIHRRLRNPLIDEFIVRERERCGNKVIRKTTAGIEVLRAIRKKAIVAVAVDQNASRRMGVFVPFFSRLASTSSGLAGLALASNVPVIPAFLVREHGSWRHRFEILPPIELVRTGDQETDLRETTAKFTAVFQQIVEQYPDHWLWIHRRWKRRPEGEEPIY, via the coding sequence GTGGCTGTCGAACGCCCGCCTGCGCCTGCTCTCGCAGATGACGAGGCTCATGCTGCGTCCCCACCGGCGGGTCGGCCTCGGCTCAGAAGAAAGAAACTCATCCGTCCGGCGCGAGAAAAGAACCCCACCGTCGCTCGTATCGAATACGTCTTCTTCCGCGCCCTGTTCTCATTCTTCCGTGTTCTTCCGTTTCCCCTCGCTTTCCGCATCGGAGAGGGCATCGGTCAGCTTCATTACCTCTTCAATCGTCCACAGCGGCGTATAGGTCTGCAGAACCTCGCTATAGCTTTTCCGCACAAAGCCGAGACCGAACATCTGGCGATCTTGCGCGAAAGTTTCCTCAACTTGGGTCGGTTGATGGCGGAGTTTTGTCACTTACACACGCTGACCCCGGAGAACATTGGAGAACGGGTGCGGTTGGCGAATCCTGAACAATGGCACGCGCTTGTCGAACAGTGTACCGGCACTGGGGCGCTCATTCTCACCGGCCACTTCGGCAATTGGGAATTGCTCGGGTACGTCCAGGCGTATTACGGCATCCCGGTCCATATCATTCATCGCCGCCTGCGGAATCCCCTGATCGACGAGTTCATTGTGCGGGAGCGGGAGCGCTGCGGTAACAAAGTCATTCGCAAAACCACGGCGGGTATCGAAGTGCTGCGCGCGATCCGCAAAAAAGCCATTGTCGCCGTAGCGGTGGACCAGAACGCCTCTCGCCGTATGGGGGTGTTCGTACCGTTCTTCTCGCGTCTGGCTTCGACCTCAAGCGGTCTCGCCGGGCTGGCGCTGGCTTCAAACGTTCCGGTGATTCCTGCGTTTCTCGTGCGCGAGCACGGCTCATGGCGGCATCGTTTCGAGATTCTTCCGCCCATCGAGCTGGTGCGCACCGGCGATCAAGAAACCGATCTGCGGGAGACAACCGCCAAATTCACTGCGGTTTTTCAACAGATTGTCGAGCAATATCCCGACCACTGGCTGTGGATTCACAGGCGTTGGAAACGCCGGCCGGAGGGGGAGGAGCCGATTTACTGA
- a CDS encoding dCMP deaminase family protein → MNQRLSWDQYFLTITRQVAERSTCNRAKVGAVIAREKNILATGYNGSPAGLPHCTEVGCLIYRSTTPSGETEENCYRTIHAEINAIAQAAKNGVSIRDADIYVTHTPCIHCMKVLINTGIKRIFYEKEYKLHTVKELLGSAEVTLEKVEL, encoded by the coding sequence ATGAATCAACGGTTATCTTGGGATCAATACTTTCTGACCATCACGCGACAAGTCGCGGAGCGGTCCACTTGCAATCGCGCGAAAGTCGGAGCGGTCATCGCACGGGAGAAGAACATCCTGGCCACAGGGTACAACGGCTCGCCCGCCGGTCTGCCGCACTGTACCGAGGTTGGCTGCTTGATTTATCGGTCCACAACGCCGAGCGGCGAGACGGAAGAAAACTGCTACCGCACGATTCACGCCGAAATTAACGCCATTGCCCAAGCCGCCAAGAACGGCGTGAGCATCCGCGACGCCGACATCTACGTCACCCACACGCCCTGCATCCACTGTATGAAGGTGTTGATCAACACCGGCATCAAACGCATCTTTTACGAGAAAGAATACAAGCTGCACACCGTGAAAGAGCTGCTGGGGTCGGCGGAGGTGACGTTGGAGAAGGTGGAACTCTGA
- a CDS encoding site-2 protease family protein, with protein MLHLVLFVATLITTSLAGAFQQGANPLSEPQTILLGLPFAITLMSILLFHEMGHYLLARRHGVPASLPYFIPGPPWLVGTFGAFIRMQSPPVNRQALFDVGAAGPWAGALLAIPAVMIGLALSEVRPLNPFEDGGLILGDSFLFSALTRLVLNVSAADVTVVLHPIALAGWFGLFVTFLNLLPVGQLDGGHVTYALFGPSHRWISRIALVGILFLGFQGWEGWFFWVVFLALVGLDHPPTQDLWSPLDARRRVYAWCTIGLFVLTFMPVPISLTERPESPEGEMTDVAYRNPQTPRLRPFTFVYRP; from the coding sequence TTGCTTCATCTTGTCCTCTTCGTCGCAACGCTCATCACCACTTCCCTGGCTGGTGCGTTTCAACAAGGTGCCAATCCTCTATCAGAGCCGCAGACGATCCTGCTCGGCTTACCTTTTGCCATCACGCTGATGTCGATCCTGTTGTTTCATGAGATGGGACACTACCTGCTGGCTCGTCGCCATGGTGTTCCTGCGAGTTTGCCCTACTTCATTCCCGGTCCGCCCTGGCTCGTCGGCACCTTTGGCGCTTTCATCCGCATGCAATCTCCCCCGGTGAATCGCCAAGCGCTTTTCGATGTAGGGGCTGCCGGACCCTGGGCTGGAGCGCTGCTCGCTATCCCTGCCGTCATGATCGGCCTCGCCTTGTCGGAAGTGAGGCCCCTCAATCCGTTCGAGGATGGCGGCCTGATTCTGGGCGACTCGTTTCTGTTCTCAGCGTTGACACGTTTAGTGTTGAACGTTTCTGCCGCCGATGTCACCGTCGTGCTGCACCCGATTGCCCTGGCCGGCTGGTTCGGGTTGTTCGTGACGTTCTTGAATCTCTTACCGGTTGGACAGCTCGATGGCGGGCACGTGACCTATGCGCTCTTTGGCCCTTCGCATCGCTGGATCTCGCGGATTGCGCTTGTCGGCATTCTCTTTCTGGGATTTCAAGGTTGGGAGGGATGGTTTTTTTGGGTTGTGTTCCTGGCCCTGGTCGGGCTGGATCATCCGCCGACACAAGACCTGTGGTCGCCGCTGGACGCGCGACGTCGGGTGTATGCATGGTGCACCATCGGGTTGTTCGTCTTAACTTTTATGCCGGTGCCGATCAGCTTGACCGAGCGCCCCGAGTCTCCCGAGGGCGAAATGACCGATGTTGCGTATCGCAACCCACAAACGCCTCGCCTCCGACCTTTTACCTTTGTGTATCGACCATGA
- a CDS encoding SAM-dependent chlorinase/fluorinase: MSHRIITFLTDFGARDAFVGIMKGVVLGIHPTVALVDLSHEVPPQNILTGALILRSAVPYFPPGTIHVAVIDPGVGSSRRALAVETRQAYFVGPDNGVLSLAAPAHDIVRTIHLTNEQYFLPQRSQTFHGRDVFAPVAAHLARGIDLAQLGSEVPTMTRLSLPPVIWQADGLAGCIIHIDHFGNAITNMTEAELRPFPRETLLASIGTVRIRGMVSSYASVEVGAPTLLVNSWGLVEIAIRNGSAAQRFGLQLGQQIFLTTH, from the coding sequence ATGAGTCATCGCATCATTACTTTTCTGACCGACTTCGGCGCTCGCGATGCTTTCGTCGGCATCATGAAGGGTGTGGTTCTCGGGATTCATCCGACGGTCGCTCTTGTCGATCTCTCCCACGAGGTGCCTCCGCAGAACATCCTCACCGGCGCGCTGATTCTCCGTAGCGCCGTCCCGTATTTTCCGCCAGGAACGATCCATGTGGCGGTGATCGACCCCGGCGTAGGCAGCAGTCGCCGCGCACTAGCGGTAGAGACACGTCAAGCGTACTTCGTCGGTCCGGATAACGGGGTGCTGAGCCTTGCCGCACCTGCGCACGACATCGTGCGCACAATTCATCTCACCAATGAGCAGTATTTTCTTCCCCAACGGAGCCAAACGTTTCACGGTCGCGATGTCTTTGCCCCGGTCGCTGCTCATCTGGCACGCGGGATCGATCTCGCCCAGCTTGGTTCCGAAGTTCCGACCATGACGCGCCTTTCCCTGCCGCCGGTCATCTGGCAGGCCGATGGCCTCGCTGGTTGTATCATCCACATCGACCATTTTGGCAATGCGATCACCAACATGACCGAAGCGGAGTTGCGCCCCTTTCCAAGAGAAACCCTTTTGGCTAGCATTGGCACCGTGCGTATTCGTGGGATGGTATCTTCCTATGCCAGCGTGGAGGTGGGCGCTCCTACCCTTTTGGTCAATAGCTGGGGACTGGTGGAAATCGCGATACGCAACGGCTCAGCCGCGCAACGTTTCGGGCTTCAGCTAGGACAGCAAATTTTTCTGACTACACACTAG
- a CDS encoding DegQ family serine endoprotease, translated as MSTTKKALTGAAAAALAIGGFTFGRTTHVDQVQANPDDAKTAAVTTPSGRALPSFASLAAQASPAVVFIKAVVVEKAGQPGPGFGMPPSPFGDDSPFPFRPPTPPGGGRRQGSGSGFIIRADGVILTNNHVVEDAKEITVTLTDKQEYPAKVLGRDSKTDLAVLKIDPKGALPVAKLGDSESLQVGDWVMAIGNPFGLSNTVTAGIVSAKGRVIGAGPYDDFIQTDASINPGNSGGPLFNEQGEVVGINSAIFSRGGGNIGIGFAIPVNLAKQLLPELETTGSVTRGWLGVGIQRMTPELAKSLGAEEANGALVAEVTEDSPAAKGGIERGDVIVRYNGKDVEDSTSLPSLVAATPVDKTVPVEVLRNGKTKTISVTIAKLKADEVANAEEESTEQKGKWGLALRDLRPEEREQMGLKADEGVMVGNVQPESPAAEAGMQVGDVILEVNKKAVATVTDLKKELGKAESDSPLLLLLRRADGGNRFATLAAK; from the coding sequence ATGAGTACAACGAAAAAAGCACTGACTGGAGCGGCGGCAGCGGCTCTGGCCATCGGTGGGTTCACGTTCGGTCGGACGACGCACGTGGATCAAGTACAAGCCAATCCCGACGATGCCAAGACGGCTGCCGTCACCACCCCGTCCGGGCGGGCGCTGCCGTCTTTTGCCAGCCTGGCGGCGCAAGCGTCTCCGGCAGTGGTGTTCATCAAGGCGGTCGTGGTCGAGAAGGCCGGGCAGCCCGGTCCGGGGTTCGGGATGCCTCCGAGCCCCTTCGGCGACGACTCCCCGTTTCCGTTCCGTCCGCCCACACCTCCGGGAGGTGGGCGCCGCCAAGGCTCGGGCTCGGGTTTCATCATTCGTGCGGACGGCGTGATTCTGACCAATAACCACGTGGTCGAAGACGCCAAGGAGATTACCGTCACCTTAACCGACAAGCAGGAGTATCCCGCTAAGGTGCTGGGTCGTGACTCCAAAACGGACCTAGCCGTATTAAAAATCGATCCGAAGGGTGCCTTGCCGGTCGCGAAACTCGGCGACTCCGAGAGTCTCCAAGTGGGCGACTGGGTCATGGCGATCGGGAATCCTTTTGGGCTCAGCAATACCGTCACCGCCGGGATCGTCAGCGCCAAGGGGCGTGTCATCGGTGCCGGCCCGTACGACGATTTCATTCAAACCGACGCTTCGATTAACCCCGGCAACTCCGGAGGGCCGCTGTTTAACGAACAAGGCGAGGTTGTTGGCATCAACAGCGCGATTTTCAGCCGTGGAGGTGGAAACATCGGTATCGGCTTCGCTATCCCCGTCAATCTCGCGAAGCAATTGTTGCCGGAACTGGAAACCACGGGGAGCGTCACCCGTGGTTGGTTAGGCGTGGGCATTCAGCGGATGACCCCTGAGCTGGCGAAATCTCTCGGCGCGGAAGAGGCGAACGGCGCGCTCGTGGCCGAAGTGACAGAGGACAGTCCGGCGGCAAAAGGCGGCATTGAGCGCGGAGATGTGATTGTGCGCTACAACGGTAAGGATGTGGAGGATTCGACTTCACTGCCCAGCCTCGTGGCCGCCACGCCGGTGGATAAGACCGTACCGGTGGAAGTCTTGCGCAACGGCAAAACTAAGACGATCAGCGTCACTATCGCCAAGCTCAAGGCGGATGAGGTCGCCAATGCCGAGGAGGAAAGCACCGAGCAGAAAGGCAAATGGGGGCTTGCGCTGCGCGACTTGCGGCCTGAAGAACGCGAACAGATGGGACTCAAAGCCGATGAAGGCGTCATGGTCGGCAACGTCCAGCCCGAGAGCCCGGCGGCGGAAGCCGGCATGCAGGTCGGCGACGTGATCTTAGAAGTCAACAAGAAAGCCGTGGCCACGGTTACTGACCTCAAAAAAGAACTCGGTAAAGCTGAGAGCGATTCCCCGCTCCTGCTGCTGCTGCGCCGCGCGGACGGCGGCAACCGCTTCGCCACACTGGCCGCAAAGTAG
- a CDS encoding MaoC family dehydratase translates to MAVQTGWEGRFYEDFIVGDIYRCRLGRTVTENDNIWFTLLTCNTNQIHFNTVYGKQTEFGQCLINSGLTLAIVAGLGVADVSENGFNLGWDNVTLPHPVYAGDTLYSESEVLEKRESKSKPQWGIIKVHTRGYKQDGTLVVQYTRNVMVWKRAHAPQRNLFPEVKTAS, encoded by the coding sequence ATGGCTGTACAAACCGGGTGGGAAGGGCGCTTTTACGAAGACTTTATCGTCGGCGACATTTACCGTTGCCGCCTCGGGCGCACCGTCACCGAGAACGACAATATCTGGTTTACCTTGCTGACGTGCAACACCAACCAAATCCATTTTAATACCGTGTACGGCAAACAGACGGAGTTCGGTCAGTGTCTCATCAATAGCGGTCTAACGCTCGCCATCGTTGCCGGGCTGGGCGTTGCCGACGTGAGCGAGAACGGCTTTAACCTGGGGTGGGATAACGTGACGCTGCCGCACCCGGTGTACGCCGGCGATACCCTCTACTCGGAGTCCGAAGTCCTGGAAAAGCGCGAGTCCAAGTCGAAGCCGCAGTGGGGAATTATCAAGGTGCACACCCGCGGCTACAAGCAAGACGGCACGCTGGTGGTGCAATACACGCGCAACGTCATGGTGTGGAAGCGCGCGCATGCGCCCCAGCGGAACCTGTTCCCCGAGGTGAAGACGGCATCCTAA
- a CDS encoding nitroreductase family protein — MTDANTDVFHIMSTCRSMRRLKPDPVPEALIYQILDAGIRAPSGGGVQAWRFVVVTDPDSKKKIADIYRRGWRIAERRYLEAGAELDGNMRAAAYLAEHLHEAPVHLFACLRARKIHQERLAAPNAVNFARIMSGSIYPAVQNILLACRALGLGATLTSVTTQYEEEVRAILGLPDSVLTYALIPIGYPVGKFGPVTRTPVEQVTWLNRHGTPFRKPGDEK; from the coding sequence ATGACGGATGCCAACACCGATGTTTTCCACATCATGTCTACCTGCCGCAGCATGCGGCGACTGAAACCAGACCCCGTTCCCGAAGCATTGATTTACCAGATCCTTGATGCCGGAATTCGCGCCCCCAGTGGCGGCGGCGTGCAAGCCTGGCGGTTTGTGGTCGTAACCGATCCGGACAGCAAAAAGAAAATTGCCGACATCTATCGGCGCGGCTGGCGGATTGCCGAGCGGCGCTATCTCGAAGCTGGCGCCGAACTCGACGGCAACATGCGCGCGGCGGCGTATCTAGCCGAGCATCTCCACGAGGCCCCGGTGCATTTGTTTGCCTGCTTGCGGGCACGGAAGATTCACCAGGAACGCCTCGCCGCTCCCAATGCTGTCAACTTCGCCCGGATCATGAGCGGGAGCATTTATCCTGCCGTACAGAACATTCTTTTGGCTTGCCGCGCGCTCGGTTTAGGCGCGACCCTGACCAGCGTGACTACGCAGTACGAAGAAGAAGTCCGGGCCATTCTCGGGCTTCCCGACTCGGTATTGACGTATGCCTTGATTCCTATCGGCTATCCTGTGGGAAAGTTCGGTCCGGTGACGCGTACACCAGTCGAGCAGGTGACCTGGCTCAATCGACACGGCACCCCCTTTCGCAAGCCTGGGGACGAGAAATGA
- a CDS encoding class I SAM-dependent methyltransferase: MATLTLRRVLSGIPRLFRSVKKTKTMTPGETKHWRTVLRDLYRSHYGLEMHQLQADEAMVPPKTVVDIVQGRSKDDPNTFFGTGYREMVRYLTELSDHGFNVSHMERMLDLGFGTGRILVHFLPFAVERYGCDVTPEAYAWTSKTLGAHAQLSLTQLQPPLPFPGDFFDLIIATSVFTHTPCAAQPGWITELHRILKPGGCALVTVQDFTKMPAEYLARGWHEKGAKRGIHMRAFLTPTKLTELWSSAFEVLEIRTYTLDQAHVIVRKGYSDMTVSPG; this comes from the coding sequence ATGGCAACTTTGACACTGCGTCGTGTCCTCAGCGGTATACCGAGGCTCTTTCGTTCCGTGAAGAAAACCAAGACGATGACACCCGGAGAAACCAAGCACTGGCGAACGGTACTGCGGGACCTCTACCGTTCGCACTATGGTCTGGAAATGCACCAGCTCCAAGCGGACGAAGCGATGGTCCCACCCAAAACCGTCGTCGATATCGTGCAGGGAAGGAGCAAAGACGATCCGAACACCTTTTTCGGGACCGGTTACCGAGAGATGGTGCGCTACCTCACCGAACTCAGCGATCATGGCTTCAACGTCTCACATATGGAGCGGATGCTCGACCTCGGCTTCGGCACTGGCCGCATTCTCGTCCACTTCCTACCCTTCGCGGTCGAGCGGTACGGTTGCGATGTGACACCCGAAGCGTACGCCTGGACTTCGAAAACCCTGGGTGCGCACGCCCAACTGAGTCTCACGCAGCTCCAACCCCCTTTGCCTTTTCCAGGGGATTTCTTCGATCTCATTATTGCGACCTCCGTGTTCACGCACACGCCGTGCGCGGCGCAGCCCGGCTGGATTACCGAACTTCACCGTATCTTGAAGCCTGGCGGTTGCGCTCTCGTGACTGTCCAAGATTTTACCAAGATGCCAGCGGAATATCTCGCGCGCGGTTGGCATGAGAAGGGTGCCAAGCGCGGGATTCATATGAGAGCTTTTCTCACGCCGACGAAGCTAACCGAACTCTGGAGTTCCGCGTTCGAGGTCCTCGAGATACGCACCTATACACTAGATCAAGCGCATGTGATCGTGAGGAAAGGATACAGCGACATGACCGTCTCGCCAGGTTGA
- a CDS encoding RNA polymerase sigma factor, whose product MAQQQEERPAFADMVTLHQHVVYRYLLRFTRNVHDAQDLFQDTFLRAHRAYAALPADADVRAWLMRIAINLTKNYIRDRQRRRRVILEPTAERIEDGTTEPVADTDTEGLMISRDIARTLQTAIEALPFHQRVAFTQRQFEGLEYATIATHLGCSQDSARAHVYQALRKLRLVLDGADAREQRG is encoded by the coding sequence GTGGCTCAACAACAGGAAGAACGGCCAGCGTTCGCGGACATGGTGACGTTGCATCAGCACGTCGTCTATCGCTACTTGCTGCGCTTCACACGCAATGTCCACGATGCCCAAGACCTCTTCCAAGATACGTTTTTGCGCGCCCATCGAGCGTATGCCGCGTTGCCTGCGGATGCCGACGTGCGCGCCTGGCTCATGCGCATCGCGATCAACCTGACCAAGAACTATATTCGCGACCGCCAGCGCCGTCGGCGCGTCATTCTCGAACCGACAGCGGAGAGAATTGAGGATGGAACGACAGAACCGGTAGCCGATACCGATACGGAGGGGCTCATGATCTCGCGAGATATCGCACGGACGTTGCAGACTGCCATCGAAGCGCTGCCATTTCACCAGCGCGTGGCGTTCACCCAGAGGCAGTTTGAAGGTCTGGAGTATGCCACCATTGCCACCCATCTCGGGTGTTCGCAAGACAGTGCCCGAGCCCACGTCTATCAGGCGCTGCGCAAGTTGCGTCTCGTCCTGGATGGTGCCGACGCTCGGGAACAAAGAGGATAA